The segment TCGACGGCCGCCGGATGCCCGTGAGCGCGCAGGTCGAGCAGTACGACTTCTCCGCGCACGCCGACGAAGCCGGATTGCGGGCGTTCCTCGACGACTACCGGGACGCACGGGTGCTCGTGAACCACGGCGACGACTGCGAGCGCTTCGCCGCCGACCTCCGCGCGGACGGCTACGACGCGAGCGCGCCCGCAGTCGGCGACACCGCGACGCTGTGACCTCCTCGCCCACCCCCAGTTGATTAGTAAACGTCACTCCATCTCGTGGGTTTAGAAGTAAAGGGGGTAGGTTAACCGTCCGGGACGGTTACCGGGACGCAACTTCGAACGCGCACCTGACGCCACCGCGAACGCGCACCGGACGCCACCGCGAACGCGCACCGGACGCCACCGCGAACGTGCATCGGCGCGACTGCTGGCTGTTCCCGGTTCCGACGTACCCTACAAATGTCCACGAATCACGAAACCCTCGACGCCGCGTCCGTCCTCGACGCGGCGACCGTCCTCGTCGTCGGCGCGGCCGACTGGACGACGACGCTCGCCGCCGCACTCGAGGAGCGAACCGCCGCGACGGTCGAACGAGCGACCGCGAACTCGGCGGCGCTCGACGTCCTCGAGTCCAGCGACGTCGACGCCGTCGTCACCGAGAACGCGCTCGAGGACGGGACCGGCATCGAGCTCCTCCGGGCCGTCCGCGACCGCACCGCGACGCTCCCCGTCCTCCTCGGGGCGGAGAACGGGAGCGAGGCGCTCGCGAGCGAGGCGACCGCCGCCGGCGTCACCGGGTACGTCGCCGTCGACGCCCCGTCCGACGCCGTCGTCGACGACGTCCTCGAGCGCACCGACCGTGCGATCCGGGCCGCTCGCCGGTCCCGGACGCGCCGCGATCGCGCCCGCCAGTTCGACGCGATCTTCCACGACGACCGCACCGCGACGTGGGTGCTCGCGCCCGACGGCACGCTCGAGCGCGTCAACCAGACCGCGCGGGAGGTCGTCGACGCCGACGTCGACGACATCGTCGGCGAACCGCTCTGGACGCTCCCGTGGTGGACGGACGCGGCGGACGACCGGGCCGACGTCCGGCGGATCGTCGAGACCGCGCTCGGCGGCTCGTTCGGGCACGCGGTCGTCCTCCGCGAGGGCGTCGACGGCGGTCGCGTCGTCGAGCTCTCGGCGCGGCCCGTCACTGACGAACGCGGTCGTCTCGTCTCCGTCGTCGTCGAGGGCGTCGACATCTCCGAGCGCGTCGACCTGGAGCGCGACCTCCGCCGGTCCGAGGAACTCCATCGCGTCACGCTCAACAACATGACCGACACCGTCCTCATCACCGACGAGGACGGCGAGTACACGTACGTCTGCCCGAACGCGCACTTCATCTTCGGGTACGGCGCCGACGAGATCCGCGACCTCGGCGGCATCGACGCGCTCCTCGGCGAGGACCTCTTCGACCGCGAGGAACTCGCGGAGACGGGCGTCCTGAAGAACATCGAGTGCACGGCGATCGACAAGGCCGGGCGCGAGCACACGCTCCTCGTGAACGTCCGCGAGGTGTCGATCCAGGACGGCCGGCTCCTCTACAGTTGCCGCGACATCACGAAGCGCAAGCAGCGCGAGGAGGCGCTCGCGACGCTCCAGGAGACGGCGCGGGACTTCCTGTACGCGGGCACGCACCGCGAGATCGCCCAGCAGGTCGTCGACGACGCCGCGAGCGTGCTCGACCTGGACGCGAGCGCGGTGTACCTGTTCGACGCCGAGGAGAACCACCTCGAGCCGGCCGCGTACTCGCAGGGGATGCGCGAGGCGCACGGCCCGCTCCCGACCGTACACGCCGACGGCCGCGACCTGACGAGCTACAGCTTCGTCGAGGACGAATCGCTGTTCTTCGACGATGTCCACGACGCCGACCGGCTCGCGAACCCCGCGACGGAGCTCCGGAGCACGACGTACATCCCGCTCGGGAGTCACGGCGTGTTCGTCGCCGGGTCGACGGACGTCGGCGCGTTCGACGACGTCGCGCGCGAACTCGCGGACCTGCTCGCCGCGACGGCCGAGGCCGCGCTCGACCGCGTCAGTCGCGAGAGCCGGCTCCGCGAGCAGGACCGCGAACTCCAGGCGCGAAACGACGAACTCACGGCGCTGAACCGGATCAACGAGACGATCCGCGAGATCGACCAGGCGCTCGTGCGCGCGGAGACGCGCGAGGAGATCGACCACACGGTCTGCGACCTCCTGACGGCCGACGACCGGTTCCGGTTCGCCTGGGTCGGGAGCGTCGACGGGACGGGCGACGTCGTCGAGCCGCGCGCGTGGGCGGGCGCCGACGAGGGCTACCTGGACGCCGTCTCGTTCGACGTCGACGCCCACCACGTGGAGCCGGCCGGGCGGACGGCGGCGACCCAGCGCGCGACGAAGGTGTCGAACGTCGCCACGGACCTCCGCGTGGCACCCTGGCGGAAGGACGCGCTCGCTCGCGACTTCCTCTCGGTCCTGAGCATCCCGCTCGCGTACGACGACGTCACGCACGGCGTGCTGACGGTGTACGCGGAGACGCCGGACGCGTTCGACGAGACGATACGGACCGTCCTCGAGGAGCTCGCGGAGACGATCGCGGCCGCGATCAGCGCGAGCGAACGCAAGCGAGCGCTACTGACGACGTCGATGACGCGCGTGGAGTTCGCGGTCGAGGACCGCTCGTTCGTCCTCGCCGCGCTCGCGCGCGCCGCTGACTGCACGGTCACGTACGAGGGCGGCGTCCAGCAGACGGCGACGGGAACCCAGGTGTTCGTGACCGTCGAGGACGCGCCCGTCGACGACGTCGTGGCGGCCGCACGGGACGTCGTCGGCGTCGACGACGTCCATCGAATGGCCGGCGGCGAGACCGGTGGCGTGCTCCGACTCGGGCTCTCTAGGCCGTTCGTCGCCGCCGAGTTCGCCGACTACGGCGCGGTCGTCAGCCGGATCGAGGCGACGGCGGCGGGGACGACGCTGACCGTGGACGTGCCCGAGAGCGTCGACGTCAGGCGCGTCACGCGCGTCGTCGAGGAGCGGTTCGACGACGCCGAACTCGCGTCGAAGCAGACGCGCTCGCAGGCGAGCGAGCACGGGTTCTACGCGACCGTCCTCGACCGCCTGACCGACCGTCAGTTAGAGGTCCTGGAGACCGCGTACTACAGCGGGTTCTTCGAGTCGCCGCGCCAGTGTACCGGGGACGTGGTCGCGGACTCGCTGGGCATCTCGCCGCAGGCGTTCTACCAGCACGTGCGAACCGTCCAGCGGAAGCTCTTCGCCGCGCTCGTCGACGACCACGTCCCCGTCTCGCCGCCAGCCAGCGCGTGACTCGACTGCCCTCCGGTGCGCGACCCAGCCACTCGCCCCAGCGTGGACTTTACTACTAAACCCCACTCGCGCCGAGGGGTTCGGTGACCAACTGCCACCTACTCACCGCCGTCGCCGCTAGTGGGTCGTAGAGCACCCGCGGTTCGCGGCGTGCTCCCCACACACCATGAGAGACGTAGACCACGATCCGAGCGAAGCGTCGCCGTACGAGTGTTTCGAATGCGGGAGCGTCGTCGTCGCCGAGGACAACCCCGGCGCGTGCCCGGACTGCGCGGGATCGTTACGCAATCGACGGACGCCCATAGAGTAAGATGGCTTCGACCACGACCACGGACGACGAGACAGACGGCGTCGACGAATCGACCGGCGGGGACGAGATCGCGAGCGACGGCGTCGACGGATCGACCGAGGCCGACGACGTGGACGACGAGACCGAGACGGAGTCGGCGCTGGAGACGGCGCGCCGGCAGCTCCAGCAGGCCGCGGCGCTCGTCGACGTCGACCAGCACATCGTCGACCGACTCAAGTACCCGAAGGCCGTCCACGAGGTGACGGTTCCCGTGGAGCGCGACGACGGAAGCGTCGACCTGTTCACGGGCTACCGCGCGCAGCACGACAGCGTCCGCGGGCCGTTCAAGGGCGGACTCCGGTACCATCCCGACGTCACGCGCGACGAGTGCGTGGGGCTGGGGATGTGGATGACGTGGAAGTGCGCGGTCATGGACATCCCGTTCGGCGGCGCGAAGGGCGGCGTGGCCGTCGACCCGAAGTCCCTCAGCGACGACGAGACAGAGCGCCTCACGCGCCGGTTCGCGGGCGAACTCCGTGACGTCATCGGGCCGAACACGGACATTCCCGCGCCCGACATGGGGACGACCCCGCAGACGATGGCGTGGCTGATGGACGCGTACTCGATGCAGGAGGGCGAGACGACGCCCGGCGTCGTCACCGGGAAGCCGCCCGTCGTCGGCGGGAGCGAGGGCCGGGACGGAGCACCTGGACGAAGCGTCGCGCTCGTCACTCGGGAAGCGGTCGAGTACTACGGGAAGGACCTCGCGGAGACGACGGTCGCAATCCAGGGGTTCGGAAGCGTCGGCGCGAACGCCGCGCGCCTCCTCGACGAGTGGGGCGCGAGCGTGGTCGCGGTCAGCGACGTGAACGGCGCGATCTACGACCAGAGCGGCCTGGACACGCACGCCGTGCAGTCCCACGGCGAACAGCCCGAGGCGGTCATGGGCCACGACGCGCCCGCGACGCTCTCGAACGAAGAACTCCTCGAACTGGACGTCGACGTCCTCGTCCCGGCCGCGGTCGGGAACGTGCTGACGGTGGAGAACGCGGACGACGTCGCGGCGGACCTGATCGTCGAGGGCGCGAACGGCCCGACGACCAGCGGCGCAGGCGAGGTGTTCGCCGAGCGCGATATTCCGGTGATTCCGGACATCCTCGCGAACGCCGGCGGCGTCACCGTGAGCTACTTCGAGTGGCTCCAGGACATCAACCGCCGGAAGTGGAGCCTCGAACGCGTCCACGAGGAACTCGACGCGGAGATGCTGTCGGCGTGGCATCGCGTCCGCGAAGAGCACGAGGCGCGCGACGTGACGTGGCGCGACGCCGCGTACGTCGTCGCGCTCTCTCGCGTGGCCGAAGCACACGCCACCCGCGGCCTCTGGCCGTAGGCACGACCGACGCGCGGCCTCGGACCGCCGGTCGCGACCGACGCGCGGCCTCTGGCCGGAAGTCGCTACCGCGGCGCGGACGCCGGTTCTCGCCCCGCGAGAGTCACGGTCGAGCTATTTGACCGTTCGACGCGTCACAGTAACCATGGTACTCCACCGTCTCCTCGTCGCCGCGGGGTCGGCCGTGGTCGCGTTCGGCGTCGTCGCCGTCGCGGTCGTCGAAGCGCTCGCGCCGCGAGCGGACGTCGGCGCGGGCATCGTCGGGGTCGGCGCGGGCGCGCTCGCCGCACTCGCGGTCTTCGTCGCGGTGGCGCTGTTCGTCGAGGAGCTCGCGGGGCCATCGCGGTGGGCGGTCGACGCGGTCGGCGCTGCCGGACTCAGCCTCCTCCCCGTCGCCGCGGTCGTCTACGTCGGCGCCGTCTCGCTTTCCACCACGACGGTACTCGGCGTCGCCGGAGTCGTCGCCGCGCTCGCGTTCGCCGGCGGCTGGATCGCTCGCGAACGCACCGCCTGACTGCTGGATCGCTCGCGAACGCACCGCCTGACTGCTGGATCGCTCGCGAACGCGACGCGTGACCACCCGCGACCGAGACCGCACCGATTCATCAATCCTTATTAACTGACCGACGCCGAGTTAGTAGCATGACGGTCGCGAGCGTCTCCATGCCCCAGGAACTGCTGGACAGGATCGACGAGTTCGCCGACGAACACGGCTACACGGGCCGGTCGGAGGTGCTCCGCGAGGGCGCGCGGAATCTCTTAGGCGAGTTCGAGGACAAGCAACTCGAGGACCGACAGCTCATCGGCGTCATCACCGTGCTCTTCGACTTCGAGACGAGCAACGCCGAACAGCGCATGATGACGCTCCGCCACGAGTACGAGGGCCTCGTCAAGTCGAACTTCCACAACCACGTCGGCGACCACCAGTGCATGGAGCTGTTCGTCCTCGAGGGGAGTCTCGAGGAGATCTCCGCGTTCGTCGGGAAGGTCCGCGCGACCAAGGGGACGACGACGGTCGACTACTCCGTGACGCCCGTCGACAGCGACGACCCAATCGTCTGAGGCGGTCACCGACCGGATTCGAGTGCTCGGCGTCGTATTCGAGTGCCTGGCGTCGCAGTCGTGCGCGAACCGGGCGTTTCCGGGGGAACGGTATTGCCGCTCGCGGCCGACGTCGTCGATATGACGGATCCGTTCGTCGTCGTCGGCGGTGACGCTGCGGGCTTGAGTGCCGCAAGCAAGGCCAGGCGCGAGGCTCCCGACCGCGAGGTCGTCGTGTTCGAGCGGGGCCAGTGGGTGTCGTACGCGCACTGCGGCGAGCCGTACTTCGTGAAGGGCGAGGTCGAGAAACTCGAGGACCTCCTGTCGCTGTCGCCCGAGGAGGTCGAGGACCGCGGGATCGACCTGCGTCGCGAGCACGAGGTCGTCGGCGTGAACGTCGACGCGGAGACCGTCGGCGTCCAGGGGCCGAACGGCCAGTTCGAGCAGCCCTACAGCGACCTCCTGGTGGCAACGGGCGCGCGCGCCGTCACCGAACCCATCGAGGGACACGACCTCGACGCGGCGCTCCCGATGCACGGCCTCGACTGCGCGGCCGCCCTCCGGGCGCTCCTGCTGGACCCGGACGCCGACCACCTCGCCGCAGTCGGTGGCGAGTCCTACGTCGACCGCGAACTCGTCGAGCGGTACGGCGCGATGCAGGCACCGGAGACCGTCGCGATCGTCGGCGGCGGGTACGTCGGCGTGGAGATGGCCGAAGCGTTCGGCGCGCACGACCTCGACGTCCACCTCTTCCAGCGTCCCGAACACGTCCTCGAGTCGTTCGGCGAACCCGTCGCCGAACGCGTCGAGGCGACCCTCCGCGAGCACGGCGTCGCGCTCCACCTCGGCGAGGAGGTCGCGCGCCTCGAAGGGAACGCGGACGGTCGCGTGAGCAGCCTCACGTGCTCGGACGGGACGACGCTGTCCTGCGAGCTCGCGCTCGTCGGCATCGGCGTCCGCCCGAACACCGCGCTCCTCGCGGACACGCCGATCGAACTCGGCGCGAGCGGTGCGGTCGCAGTCGACGAGTACGGGCAGACGAACGTCGACGGCGTGTACGCCGCCGGCGACTGCGCGGAGGCGATCCACGCGGTCAGCGGCGAGCCCGAGTGGGTGCCACTCGGCCTGACCGCGAACCGCGCCGGCCGCGCCGTCGGCACCACCGTCGCACGAACCACGTACGACGACGCTACCGACCGCGACGGCCACGGCGGAGACGGGGGCGACGGCGGCGGTCGCTCGCTTGCGCCCGCCGACCGCGAACCGATCGGGGACGTCGCCGGGACCGCGGTCACGAAGGCCTTCGACATGGAGTGCGGGCGCGCGGGCATCACGGACCACGCGGAAGCGCGCGAGTACGGCTTCGACCCCGTCACCGAGACCGTCACGACGCGCTCGCGCTCGGGCTACTACCCGGGCGCAGCCGAGACCGTCGTCTCGCTGACCGCAGACCGCGACAGCGAACGCCTGCTCGGCGGGACCATCGCAGGCACCGACCGCGCAGCCATCCGCATCGACACCGTCGCCACCGCGCTCGAGGCCGAGATGACCGTCGGCGACCTCGAACGCACCGACCTCGCGTACGCCCCGCCGTTCTCGCCGGTCTGGGACCCGATCCTCACCGCCGCGAAGGTCCTCCGTGGGACGCTGTCGGACTGACCGCGCCCCTCGAACGGCCGGACGCGGCGACCAGCGCAATTGTACGCATCGCACTTTTCAGTCTCCCCCACCTTCGGTACAGTATGTCCGACCAGTTCCCCGACCTCGACGCGACAGTTCCACTGATCGGCGCAGCCGAACTGAAGGCGCGCCTGGACGCCGGCGACCACGTCGTCGTCCTCGACACGCGCCGCCCCGACGACTTCGAGACGTGGCACGTCAGCGGCGACGCCGTCACCGCCATCAACGTCCCGTTCACCGAGTTCATGGACGGCGACGACCCCGCCTCCGGCGTTCCCGAGTCTCTCCTCGAAGCCCTCCCCGAGCAGTACGACGAGCCCATCGTCACGTGCTGCGCGAAGGGCATCTCCAGCCTCTACGTCGCCGAGTTCCTCGCCCGCGAAGGCTACGACGTCGTCGGGCTCGACGACGGCATGCGCGGCTGGGCGGGCCTCTACGAGTCCACGCCGCTCCCGAGCGAGTACGTCCCCGACGAAGCCGTCGTCCGCCAGTTCGTCCGCCCCAGCTCTGGCTGTCTCGCCTACCTCGTCCTCTCGAACGACGAGGCGATGGTCGTCGACCCGCTGCGTGCGTTCGCGAACGAGTACCCCGCCGCGGCCGACGAGCACGACGCTACGCTCGTGTACGCCGCTGACACGCACGTACACGCCGACCACGTCTCCGGCGTCGACGCGGTCGCCGACGCCACCGACGCCCAGGCGCTCGTCCCGCGAGGCGCCGACGAACGCGGGTACGAGGGCGACGCCGACTTCGTCGACGCAGGCGACGAACTCCAGGTCGGCGACGTCGCGGTCGAAGCCGTCGCGCTCCCGGGGCACACGAGCGAGATGCTCGGATTCCGCGTCGGCGACGTCTTGCTGGCCGGCGACACTATCTTCACCGACTCGGTCGCCAGACCCGACCTGGAAGCGGGCGACGAGGGCGCGAAGGACGCCGCGCGCCAGCTCTACGACACCATCCAGGAAGTGGGCGAACTGGACGACGGCGTCCTGATCGCGCCGGGACACACCTCCGAGACCGCGACCGCGCGCGACGACGGCACGTACGCCGCGACGCTCGGCGAGCTCGAGCAGCGCCTGCCGGCGTTCGAGCGCGACCGCGAGGCGTTCGTCGACGCGATCCTCGACGGGATGCCCCCGCGGCCGAACAACTACGAGCGCATCATCGCCGCGAACCTCGGCAGAGCCGCGGTCGACGACAGCGAGGCGTTCGAACTTGAACTCGGCCCGAACAACTGCGCGGCCGGCGAGTAGGAACTCGCACCCGGTCACTGCAGGCCGCGGACGGAACCGTGCGGCCGAGGAACGCACACCCGATGCCAGTCACGTTCACGGACGACGACGAAGGACGGACCGTGGTCGACGCAAGCGGTAGCACGCTCGGACTCGTCACGAAGGTCGTAGAGGACACGGCGTACGTCGACCCCCAGCCGGGGGTCGCCGAGCAGATCAAGGCCGCGCTCGGGTGGGGCGACGCCGACTCGGAGGAGTACACCGTCCACCAGGACGCCGTCGAAGCCCGGAGCGACGACGAACTGCGGCTGCGAGGCGAACTGTAGCCAGACCGCGTCGACCGCGGCGATCGCCCCGCCAGAGCGGTGCCGTCGCGGTCGAGACCGCGACTCGAAGGCGGCGACCCCGTGGGGGTTGGGAAACGCATACCCGCCGCGACGCCGACCGTCGAGTATGGTCGAGAACCAGTCCGAGACGTTCGCGATCGGCGGGACAGACGACGTGCATCGCCTCGGGTACGGCGCGATGCGGATCACGGGCGAGGACATCGTCGGTCCGCCCGCGGACGAGGCGACCGCGACGGACGTCCTCCGGCACGCCACAGACCTCGGCATCGATTTCGTCGACACCGCGGACTCGTACGGTCCCGGCGTCAGCGAGCGCCTCATCCGCGAGGCCCTGCATCCCTATGACGACCCGGACGTGTTCGTCGCGACGAAAGGCGGCTTGCTGCGGAACCGCGACGGCGAGTGGAAGCCCCTCGGCGACCCCGACTACCTGAAGAACGCGCACCTCGCGAGCCTCGACAGGCTCGGCGTCGAGAAGATCGACCTCTACCAGCACCACCGCCCCGACCCCGACGTCGACGTCGAGGACTCGCTGCACGCGCTCGCGGAACTCCAGGACGAGGGCGTCGTCGAGCACGTCGGCGTCTCGAACTACTCCGTGGAGCAACTCGAGCGCGCGAGCGATATCGTCGACGTTGCAACCGTACAAAACCGGTTCAACCTGAGCTATCGGGAGGAGCGAGAGGTCCTGGAGTGGTGCGAGGCCAACGACGCCGGGTTCATCCCGTGGTATCCCCTGGCTGCAGGTGACCTCGACGACGACGACGCCGTGGACGAGATCGCGGGCGCACACGACGCCACCCGCGAACAGATCGCGCTCGCCTGGCTCCTCCACACGAGCGACGTCACCCTCCCCATCCCCGGCACCAGTAGTAAAGAGCACCTGGAGGAGAACGTCGCCGCCAGTCAGATCGACCTCGACGACGACGAAGTGGAGCGCCTCGACGACGCCGCCTGACGCGATCGAGAACGGGTTCGTACGCATCCTCGAACCGTTACGCGCGAGGCAAAATACCGACCGCAAGGGAGCAGTGGACTCCGCACCGCCCCGACTGACGCTACTTCCCCGTGAACTGACCCTGTTCGTCGCGCCCCTGCTCCCGAGCCGAGCGTTTCCGGTCGCGCGAGCGGCCCCCCTCCGTCATCCCCTGGCCGCCCTCGTCGTCGTCACTCAGGTTCCGTTCGTGCTGGCCGCCACCTCGCTCCGACTCCCGACCGCGATCTCGCCCCCGACCCTCCTGCTGGTGCTCGACGCCGCCACCGATGTGGTGGTGCTGGGACTGGCCGGACTGGCCGCGCTGGCGACCCCGATCGGACTGTTGCCCGCCGTGCTGTCCGCGCTGCTGCTGGCTGCTACCTCGCTGTCCGTGCTGCTGGCCGCCGTGTCGCTGCTGGCTACCGCCCTGCTGCTGGCCCTGGCGGTCCGCGAACTGTCCCGGCTGGTCGCGCTGCTGGGACTGCACCGAATGCTGCCCGCCGCGCGACTGGCCCTGCTGCTGGCCGCCGCCGCGCGGACCGTGCTGTTGGCCGCCGCCGTGCTGTTGCTGGTCGCCACCGTGCTGCTGTCCCTGCCATCCACTACCGTGCTGTTGGCCGCCGCCGTGCTGTCCGTGTTGCTGTTGGCCGCCTCCACGTTGTCCCTGTTGCTGCCCGCCGTGCTGTTGCTGCCCGCCGTGCTGTCCGTGTTGCTGTTGGCCGCCTCCACGTTGTCCCTGTTGCTGCCCGCCGTGCTGTTGCTGCCCGCCGTGCTGTTGCTGCCCGCCGTGTCGTTGCATCCCCTGCTGCCGACCACCGCGCTGCTGGGGTTGCTGCCCGCCGCCACGCTGGCCCTGGTGACCCGCGAACTGCCCCTGCTGGTCGCGCTGCTGGGACTGCGCCGAATGCTGCCCGCCGCGCGATCGACCCTGCTGCTGGCCGCCGCCATGGTGACCGTGCTGTTGCTGGCCACCGTGCCGTTGCTGTCCCTGACCGTGCTGCTGACCCTGCTGCCCCCCATACTGTTGGCCACCGTGCTGCTGCTGCCCGCCATGTTGTTGCTGTCCCTGACCGTGCTGCTGCTGCTGACCGCCTTGCTGTTGATGACTGCCGAACTGCTGTCCATGCTGCTGGTGACCACCGGGCCGTTGCCCGCCCTGCTGCTGGCCCTGGTGGCCTTGGAACTGGCCCTGCTGGTCGCGCTGCTGGGACTGCTCGGCGTGCTGGCCGCCGCGCGACTGGCCCTGGTGCTGGCCGCCGTGTTGTTCTCGCTCCTGTTCGCCTCGTCGTCGGTTATGGTCGTGGTGTGGCATGATGAGTGAGTTCCGCTCTCTGAGTACTGACAGCACGATACGAAACGGGTCTCCCAACGACCCACTCGAAACACGCTACCGTCCGCCACAGTCTCTTGTGCTTGCGCCCGCAGGCTACGCCGAACGCCCCAGACGGGGCGTTCGAGCGTTCCCTGGCCGACGGCTGGTTTCAAGACCCCCGCGGGCGTCGAGTGTGACGAATGTCCGCGGCCACCGACCTGTTCGTGAACCTCGTCGGCGACAGCGTCCTCGTGCAGGCGCTCGTCGGCGGTATCGTCATCGCGTTCATGAACCTCTTCGGGGCGTCGCTCATCCTCTTCATCAGGGACCCGAGCGAGCGCTTCCTCGACGGCGCGCTCGGGTTCGCGGCCGGCGTGATGCTCGCGGCGGCGTTCACGAGCCTCATCCTCCCCGGGATCGACGCCGCGGGCGGCGACCCCCTCCCCGTGCTGTTCGGCGTCCTCCTCGGCGCAGCGTTCCTCGACCAGGCCGACCGGTTCGTGCCGCACGCGCACTACCTCCTCACCGGCAAGAAGCGCGAGGACGCCGCACAGCCCAGCGGCGACGTCCCCGCGGTCGACGACGCGAAGGTCGCGAGCGTCGTCCTGTTCATCCTCGCGATCACGCTCCACAACATGCCCGAGGGGCTCGCCGTCGGCGTCGGGTTCGGGAACGCCGCGAACGCGACCGGCGCCGACGCGACCGCTGCGCTCGCGGACGCGCTCTCGCTCATGCTCGCGATCGGCATCCAGAACGTCCCCGAGGGACTCGCGGTGTCGGTCGCCGCCGTCAACGCCGGCCTCGACCGGCGGACGTACGCCATCTTCGCCGGCGTCCGCTCGGGCGTCGTCGAGATCCCGCTGTGCGTGTTCGGCGCGCTCGCCGTCACGCTCGCCGCCCCACTCCTCCCGTACGCGATGGGGTTCGCCGCCGGCGCGATGCTGTTCGTCATCAGCGACGAGATCGTCCCCGAGACGCACTCGCGAGGCTACGAGCGAGTCGCGACCACCGGCCTCATGATCGGCGTCGTCGTCATGCTCTACCTCGACGTCAGCTTGGCATGAGCAGTCACTTC is part of the Halorubellus sp. JP-L1 genome and harbors:
- a CDS encoding ZIP family metal transporter, which produces MSAATDLFVNLVGDSVLVQALVGGIVIAFMNLFGASLILFIRDPSERFLDGALGFAAGVMLAAAFTSLILPGIDAAGGDPLPVLFGVLLGAAFLDQADRFVPHAHYLLTGKKREDAAQPSGDVPAVDDAKVASVVLFILAITLHNMPEGLAVGVGFGNAANATGADATAALADALSLMLAIGIQNVPEGLAVSVAAVNAGLDRRTYAIFAGVRSGVVEIPLCVFGALAVTLAAPLLPYAMGFAAGAMLFVISDEIVPETHSRGYERVATTGLMIGVVVMLYLDVSLA